In the Natronoglycomyces albus genome, TAGGACACCGCCAAGCATCCAACACACAAAAAGAGGGCTCTCCTTGACCACAACGGTCAAAGAGAGCCCTCTATTCGCACACCACCCCACACACAACACACACCCACGCGCCAGCTCGACCACTACACCCCCCCAAACAACCAAACCCACCCAAACACGCATACACACTGCCGCAACCAACACCAAACTCATGCACATGACTAACCTGCGTCTTCTCATACAGAGAGGACGCATTCGTCGTTGAAAACCGTCTTCACTGACAGCCAATACCAATAAGCCACGCGGCAGGCCCACCAATAGCGCGTAGACCGTGCAATACCCCCACTAGTGACCGACTCGATCAGAGTGAAGGGAAACGTCCGCCAAATGCGCCCGAAAGGCCGCATCGTATTGGTCGAGAACTGGATCACTCTCCCGCGCCACGAAAACCGCCACCAAGTGGGCGTCAGGCTCGTCCAGCCTGAAGTGTGACCGTAGTGAACGCCAAGCCTCTAGGTTGGGATGGTTGAAGTCCGTACACGCTTCGGCTGGAGAGAGAATCTCGATAGCTTGATCAAGCTGTTCGAGGCTAAGCGGGTAGACGCCGGTCTGGTCGACTCGGCCGCATACGGTGGCGAGCACGACGCCAGGTAGGGCATGGGCACCACCACAATTCACCACAGGAAAGGTGGCCGTTGATGTTCTGGCGACACCGAGCCCGTATGCAAATGGCGCCTTCCATCCACCAATAGCGGCTTCGAGCTCACTTTTGGCGTGCAATACTTCGGCTCTGGTTTTCCACTGTGCACTCATAGGGCCTACTCTAGCCTTGAAGTCCGATGTCAAACGACCGCGAAAGAGGTCGGAGGATTACTGGAAGACCATGCCACCCGAGTAGTGCCGGTTCTCTGTGACCGTCAGCGTGACGCCCTCGGCTGCCCACGTGATCGGCCCCTTTGGCTCAAACCGGTACTGGAAGGTTCGTTCACTCGCGGCTACGTCGAAGGTGACGAAGTAAGTTCGATACGACCAATTGCCCGAGTCGCGGTTGCCCACAATGCCGCTATCGACAATGCGGTTGCTTCCCAGGCTCACAGCATCGGCGGGGTCAAGATTCCACACCGCCCCTTGATTTTCGCGAGGCCATTCGAATTCGATGGTCAACAGCTGACGGTCATTATCGTCTACGAGCCAACCGCGACCCTCCCCGTACACGCCACGGCTGAACTCGAGTCGGGTCTTCCAGTTCCAGTTATCGATAGTGGCCCCGTTGCTCGCCTGGGCCGCCGCTGTCGCTTCCAGCCAGTCGGTTTGACCCTCCCAGCCCCAGTTCTGGTAATAGGCATCGACCGCGTCTTCCATGTTGTTGGAGCGCAGATCGATCGACTGGGTTCGACCGGAGTCGGTCACCTCCAAAATCACTGGAGCGTTTGGTTTAGCCGAAGCTAGATAGCTTGAGCCGTCCGCTGGCACCCCGTCTTCGAACTCCCAGACCTGTTCGCCGATGGTCAGCGTCGCCGATAGTTCGAATGCGGATTCGTCAGGGTGCGATGGCTGCAAAGTGTGGTGGGGGGCGAACTGCACCAACGTGTACTCATATCCAGTGGCTGGTTGGAGAAGTTTTTCATTGAGTCCGAGCAATTCGTCCATGCGAAAGCTGGTGTCAAATTCTTCCATGCTGGCCAGACATTCGACCTTAAGCGCGAAATGTGGCCCCAGAATGACCCCGTCATGATCGGAAAGCCGAATCCCGTAGGTGCCGCTAGAACAAATGGAGAAGGACCCGTGATGACTCTCGGTGGCAAAGTCGGGGCTGGCCTGCAAGGTAGCCTCTCCGCCGTTCAAGAGTGGCATCTGGCAGCCGCTGAGGGCCAGGGCGGCAGTTAGGCTCATAGCCGCAACAGATCGGGGCAGAAAACGGGAAGCCGTTGTTCGGTTGTTTCCGGGGCGCATGTTGGTGATTCTATTCCACCTGCGCCAATACTGTGGATCCAGCTGCGCAGCATACTTCGGTGATTAAGACTGCGCCTGGGTATCTTGGCGCAGGTAGCTGGGAGCGGCAATCTCCCGGGCAGCAGTTGATTCCCGACGTTATACGGTGGATTCATGACTGCTAATACCCCGACAGACCCACCTGCCCCTGAAGACGTTGTCAGCAAACGGGCGGGCTTGCGGCTGGTTGCCTTGATAACGATGGTCGGGATTGCGGCTGTGGTGATCTCGAACGTGCTTCCCGAACGCAGCGAAATCACTGAGATCGTCGAGGCGGCGGGCGTTTGGGGTCCCATTATTGCCATCGTCGGAGTCGCGGTGCTCTTGATGGCCCTGGTGCCACGAACACCGTTGTGCTGGGTGGCGGGGGCACTGTTTGGTTGGGTGCCCGCCATGATCTACATCCTCATTGGAACCATGATGGCGGCATTGCTGGGGTTCATCGCGGGTCGTGCCTTTGGGCGTGAATGGGTTGCCAGTATGTTGAATCGCCCGCATCCAGGCCGTATACGTCGCCGAGTGACCACGATCATGGCTGGTGCCGATAGCTGGTTGGGAAAGCACGGAATATTGGGCGTCGGGATCATCCGCTTGGTGCCAGCGGCACCATACGGAGTCGTCTCTTACTTGTTTGGGACCACCGCGACGAAGTTTCGGTACTACGCGGTGGGGTGTTTGCTCGGCAGCCTGCCTGGAACAGTTGGTAACACGGCGATCGGGGCTGCTATTTGGGGGCCAGCCGCGGTACCGGTTGCCGTGGGTGTCCTCGTCGGCCTCGCCACCTTGACGTTGACCCTGCGCTACTGGCTTCTGCGCAGCTCGGCCTCCCCGATCAAGCAAGCGGTTCAGGAGGAACCTGTGACCGAAGCTGCACAACCTGGCGCAGAAAGTGTGGAGGGCAGTCGGCCCTAGCGTAGGGTCGCGCACCTAGAGAAGAGGTGACCTACCCCTGTCACCTGCGGCGATGTGAGATTGATTCCAGTGGTTGGGAGCTTCGTCCCGCTTCGATAACTAGCGGATATTCGCACCGTAGTATTCAGGCCGTACTTCATCCAGAGCAGCTGAGGGAACCGGCCCGATGACGCTGCGGCAACCATCGACATGACTATTGGCCTGGAGAAACACCAAACCGCTACGCGTTTTGTGTCCTCCGCCTAGTCGATGCCGACAGGTGCCAACTC is a window encoding:
- a CDS encoding TVP38/TMEM64 family protein — encoded protein: MTANTPTDPPAPEDVVSKRAGLRLVALITMVGIAAVVISNVLPERSEITEIVEAAGVWGPIIAIVGVAVLLMALVPRTPLCWVAGALFGWVPAMIYILIGTMMAALLGFIAGRAFGREWVASMLNRPHPGRIRRRVTTIMAGADSWLGKHGILGVGIIRLVPAAPYGVVSYLFGTTATKFRYYAVGCLLGSLPGTVGNTAIGAAIWGPAAVPVAVGVLVGLATLTLTLRYWLLRSSASPIKQAVQEEPVTEAAQPGAESVEGSRP